In Gadus chalcogrammus isolate NIFS_2021 chromosome 11, NIFS_Gcha_1.0, whole genome shotgun sequence, a single window of DNA contains:
- the LOC130392370 gene encoding prominin-2-like encodes MDSMRAVVVPWLLVTVLVTGAWTQPHRDGEDQAFPSYGEPLVPRVERSEGGLRPLYLFARSFLRAVQPNAFPGDLLARVMKNGTTDEDVPELVRYEAGYLVCFLLAVLYLLFLPITGAALLWRHCHHRGAAADPPSPAPPRWHPGDLGAAGALILTTLLLM; translated from the exons ATGGATTCTATGCGAGCTGTTGTCGTCCCCTGGCTGCTGGTCACGGTGCTGGTGACCGGGGCCTGGACGCAGCCCCACAGGGATGGAGAGGACCAGGCCTTCCCCTCGTACGGAGAGCCCCTGGTCCCCCGGGTGGAGCGGTCGGAGGGCGGCCTGCGACCGCTCTACCTCTTCGCCCGCTCGTTCCTCCGTGCCGTGCAGCCCAACGCATTCCCCGGGG ACCTTTTAGCCAGAGTGATGAAAAACGGGACGACAGATGAAGATGTCCCTGAG ctGGTGCGCTACGAGGCGGGCTACCTGGTGTGTTTCCTCCTGGCCGTGCTCTACCTGCTCTTCCTGCCCATCACCGGAGCTGCCCTGCTGTGGAGACACTGCCACCATCGGGGCGCGGCCGcggacccccccagccccgccccgccccgctgGCACCCCGGGGAcctgggggcggcgggggccctCATCCTCACCACCCTGCTGCTGATGTAG
- the LOC130391545 gene encoding transmembrane protein 150A-like, with translation MTAWIVLPVSLSAFSITGIWIVYAMAVMNHHVCPVENWYYNVTCTEEMPRPGFPKTCCTIQDIPLISKCGSFPPESCLFSLIGNVGAFMVIMVCLLRYAQVIEHSHHCLLNTSALVSGCTNAVGLVMVGNFQVDHAKSLHYVGAGVAFPAGLLFVCLQCVLTYRVAVTALDYWMAHCRVALAIAAMVSLVLSGAFFVHESFVLQHAAAICEWVFTVDILVFYGTFTYEFGSVSHDTVLAGLQHVYQQHHLHHHHLHHGSGIVLGPGARPTALGTGSKGLKSPGGSSTSTHLNCTPESIAML, from the exons ATGACTGCCTGGATCGTCCTGCCCGTCAGCCTCTCCGCCTTCTCCATCACGGGGATATGGATCGT TTACGCCATGGCAGTGATGAACCATCACGTCTGTCCTGTGGAGAACTG GTACTACAACGTCACGTGCACAGAGGAGATGCCTCGACCTGGCTTCCCCAAGACCTGCTGCACCATCCAGGACATCCCGCTCATCAG TAAGTGTGGGTCCTTCCCCCCAGAGAGCTGCCTGTTCAGTCTCATCGGGAACGTCGGGGCGTTCATGG TGATCATGGTGTGCCTGCTGCGCTACGCCCAGGTGATCGAGCACAGCCACCACTGCCTGCTGAACACCAGCGCCCTGGTGTCGGGCTGCACCAACGCCGTGGGGCTGGTCATGGTGGGGAACTTCCAG GTGGACCACGCCAAGTCCCTGCACTACGTGGGCGCGGGGGTGGCGTTCCCGGCGGGACTGCTGTTCGTGTGCCTGCAGTGCGTGCTGACGTACCGCGTGGCCGTCACGGCGCTCGACTACTGGATGGCCCACTGCCGCGTGGCGCTGGCCATCGCCGCCATGGTGTCCCTCGTCCTCA GCGGCGCGTTCTTCGTCCACGAGAGCTTCGTGCTGCAGCACGCGGCGGCCATCTGCGAGTGGGTGTTCACCGTGGACATCCTGGTCTTCTACGGCACCTTCACCTACGAGTTCGGCTCCGTCAGCCACGACACGGTGCTGGCCGGCCTGCAGCACGTCTACCAGCAGCatcacctgcaccaccaccacctccaccacggcTCCGGCATCGtgctgggccccggggcccggcccACCGCCCTGGGCACCGGCTCCAAGGGCCTCAAGTCCCCCGGCGGCAGcagcacctccacccacctcaaCTGCACCCCCGAGAGCATCGCCATgctgtag